GTGTGTGCCCCTGCAGGCCACCCGCTCGCACCGTCCCTGGGCCGAGCCGGAGCCAAGGCGGCCAGGCCACGGAAGGGTTCCTGAGTCTGTAGTATCAGCATCGTCAGTGTCGCCGGCAGTTGGGGCCATGGGACCGCCTCCTGGTCCCACAGACACGCGTGGGGACCTCCTGCGCTCGTGGGATGGTCCCCACTGATGCCACCCCCAAGTTGTGGCAGGTGAAAATGTTCCCAGACAGCGGGTTTGTCCCTGGGGAGCTGCATGGCCTGGGCAGAGCCGGCACTGAGGACGTGGAGAAGGGGTCTGGAGGGGCTGGGACGCTCTGAGAAGGACAGGTTGGGGCAGGTGGCCGTGCAAGGAGATCCTGGGGCAGGTGAGGGGGCTGGCCCGAGGCGACCCGCTCGTTCTCAGCCCTGGTCCCTTCCCGCCATGCCGAGCCCGGCTCGTTGGTGAGCTCAGGTCTGCGGCGGCTGGGGGACTGGGTGCAGACGCGAGGACGGTGGTGCGGCCGCTCTCGGGCTCCTCGCCGGGAGTCAGGGAAGCCACCGGGGGGGACAAGGCCCCAGGTCAGTCCTGCCGAGCGGGCAGGGAGCCACCGGCCAGGGGGACGAGCCCCAGGTCGGTCCTGCTGAGTGAGCCAGGAGCCGGTGGCGGGTGAGAGCCGTCCGGAGGGAGCCGTGGTGTCAGAGTCTCACAGGATGATCTGCTGTGGGCTGTGGCCCGCGTGTGTCCCCGGGGCGGGGGCCTGGCCCTTTGCTGGTGTCCCCTCGCCTGCTCGGGGAGCACGTTGCCCTCAAAAGCGTGAGGACTGGCCGCTGAGCCGTGGCAGAAACGAGCCCTGTCTGCACACGGCCCCTCAGGTGTCAGGGAAGTAGAGCGGGCAGGGTGGCTACAGGGGGCCCACCAGAGTTGGGGGCCTAGGGCAGCAGAGGGTCACCGGAACACCGCAGGGTGAGCCCCGAGGGTGGGCCGGTCAGGCCTCTGAACTCGCTGGAAATGAGCAAAGCGGCTCGGCGCGGTTCCTGAGAAGCACGGCCCTAGGCACGGAGTCCAGAACCTTCTGTGGCCCCGTGGTGCATCCGCGGTGACGGCTGCACGTGAACTGGGCTGGACGCTCCCTGGCCACGGCCCGCCAGCCTGTGCGGCGTGGGGTTTTGTGTGTCCTGCTTCCTCGCGGCCCCGCGGCGGCGGGCTCCGGGTGAGGCCTCGCTGGCGCCCTGCTGACGCGGTCTTGTGTGCTGTTTTTCAGGATTTCTTCTTCTATTCTCTAGTCTACGACCCCCAGCAGAAGACCCTGCTGGCAGATAAGGGAGAGATCCGCGTGGGGAACCGGTACCAGGCGGACATCACTGACCTGCTGAAGGAAGGTAGGGCTCTGGGCCGCCAGCGGGGCGTCCGCGCACCAGCTGCGTTTCCTTTGCGTGGCTCTTGGagctttttttccaaaaaacttGGTTGGGTGGATTGGCTCACCTTGCCTCTGCCGGTGGGCAGTGCCTTCCGGGACTCCGTGCGCCCCGCAGCGACCAGAGGGGCGGTGCGTCCTGTCTCGGCAGGAGGTCTGGCTAGCGGCTGAGAAGCAGCTGTGGGCGGCTAGGGTGCTGGTGGCCGGGGCTCGCGGGCGTGGAGCCCACGCAGTCCTGCGTACTCTGCGCCCCTTGAGTCTAATGGGCCGCCCGTGGCCGCCATCCACTGGGGAACCACCCCGTCGGCCAccccggccccacccctgctcgcggGTGCCCCTATGGGACTGACAGCTAACCCCAGGGCCCGTAGGCCGTGATGATCTCCTTGGGGGTTTTCCTCACTTGAGCTCCTCCTGTGGGGCCAGCCCGGCCTCCGTcctgtgtccccccctccccccgccactcGAGGCGCGGTCTTGGGTCTCCCGGTCCTCAGTGAGCTCCTCGGGACCGGTGTGTGCTCTGTATGCAGCGAGCTGTGTGTTGGGCCAGCGGGTCTGGGGTCCTCGggcccctttctctcctccttccctctctgctgctctctcagGACCTCTCTCTGCGGACGTAACGGGCTGTTTCTCTGAGGCcgatttagttttttaaaaacgtCTGGTCTCGCCTCGcgtgtgttcttttcttttatgcgCATacgcgccccgccccccacgtACATGCCCACGTGACGTAcgacacgcatgcacacgcatgctCACACGCATGTGCTCACAGACACGTGTGGACGCGTGCACACACATCCGTGCatacacgctcacacacacacgctcgcACGCTGGCTTCCCCTTGGCTGGTGGTGCGTCCGGGAGGACCCTGCCGGTCGGAGGTGAGGCGGCGTGTGGCGGGGGACCTACGCCCTGTGTCCCGCTCTCTGGTCCTTTGGCCGCTTCTGGGGGCTGCCCGGAGTCGCAcgctccccacctcctgcccaccCGTACTGTCCCGCTGCTTGCCACGTGACGGTGTCCCCGTGGCAGCCCCTGTCTGCTAGCCTGACCGTGGCTGTTGCCGGGTCCCGCCTCCCCGGCCCAGCTGAGGGCGCCGCGTCTGGTGGTAACTGGAGAAGGACCCCGAGCGGGCGGCTCGAATGTCagccagcctcagtttcctgggcCGTGACCCGGGTGCCGGGCAGGAGGCGACCTCGGCCCCGGACCCGCAGGCCCGAGAAGGCCGTGAGGGCTGCCCCGGGGGTGCCGGGCCTGGGTCGAGTGGCACggggcccccgccccccggctcCTGGGTGCTGCGGCGAGGCGGGCACAGAGTGAGTGAAGGCACACGCTCTCCCCTAGCACGTTTAAAGTCTAACGCGGGTGCGCAGTGGCACCCAGCAGGTGCCGGTTGCAGGTCGTGGCCCTCAAACCATGGAGGCCAGGAAGCGTGGGACCCCagatacggggggggggggggggctcaaggGGAGTCCCCCTAGGAAGGGCACTGCCTACGACGTCAGGAACATCCCACCCGTGCTCCGCCTGTGCCTCACAGCAGCCCGCGGGCCCCAGCCACCTgttcacccaggctccccggtgGGCTCCCTGGGCACCGACTTCGTGGGATGTGCCCGCGAGGGCTCCTGCGCGTGGTAGGGAGCCCATTGCCGCCACAGTCAAGGGGAGCGAGCGCGTCTCCTGCACGCGTGCAGCCTGAGGGCCTGAGCTGGTTGCGGACGTGGCCTCGGCCAGGGAGCCGGACGGGAATGGCCGTGAGGTGTTCACCCACAAGGGCCGGCCACGTTGGGACGCCAGCTGTTCCCGGGCGTCTCCCGCAGCCTCCGCTCTGTTCTCCGTGAGTGAGCGTACTTCCCGCGAAGCGGCCGTGCCTGCTGGGTTCAGGAGCTCTGCCCTCGCGTCTGCACGGGACGCGGCCCCCCAGAGACGCCCCGACCCTGGAGTCTGCAGTGTTGGGAGCGGCCAGGGGGGCAGGGGGTCACACAGAAGGAGGATAAACTGAAATGCAGCCTTTTGGGTACTgtgaggggcccttgggtggcagACGCCAGCACTGGACGAGGCCACGTCAGAGTCCCCCGACCTGGCCATTGAGTGGACCGTGTGGCCCCGTGGCGTCTCGGGATCAGGAGCTTGATTAGACCCAAAGCAAGCCTCCTCTGCCTTGTCCCCACACCTGGTTGCTTCGGGCCACAGGCGCTCCCCCGGCCCCCAGGCGCCTCCTCAGCCTCCTCCAGAGCCGGGCTGGGATGCGCGGTGTTTGCAGAGGTGAAAACCCGTTGTGTGCTGAGCAGACCTGGAAGTTTGGGCCGACAGCAGTGTGAGCGTGTGCTGCAGCCTTGCACCCCGGGCTCGATGAGCCCTCCCGAGTCCCAGCAGAGGCAAGGGTGTGTGTGGCCCTGCGGCCGGCAGGCTGATCCCCCAGGACCTTGGCTCCAAAAGGCTGCAAGCCACGGGCTCTTCTTAGGGTCCTGCTGGCAGCCTATCACGCGTTTCTCGTAGGTGAGGAGGATGGCCGAGACCAGTCCCGACTGGAGACCAAGGTGTGGGAGGCCCACAACCCCCTCATAGACAAGCAGATCGACCAGTTCCTGGTGGTGGCCCGGTGAGTGGGCCTCAGGGGCAGTCGGGGTTCTGCCTGGACCCCAGGCACAGGGGCTGAAcggctcccctgcccctgctggctGGGCCCTTGGTGGAGGCACCCCCTTCCCCAGTTCCAGACAGGTCCGGGCAGCCTTTCTCGTCCCTGCTGCTCTTAGGGGCTGCCTGGGCTTCTGCGGGGGCCCTGAGGGTCCCGGGGGCAGCTCTGGCTTTGAGGGGCCGGCCCCGTGCACCTGCCTGCTTACCTCGGGGCCTTGCAGGCCAGGCACGGACAGGGCTGGTCCCCAGGACTGAAGGACTGGATGGAGTTGCTAGGCCTGTGTCTGGATGGGCTGTGGGCTGTTGTCctggagacgggggggggggaggtagctGAGAAGGGAGGACATGGCCCTTAAGACCCGGGCCTTAGAGCCACAAGGGAGGCAGTGCTCCAAGAAGCAGCCTTTGCTCCAGCAGACCCCCTGGTGGAGCCCTGGGGCTGGGCCAGCGGGAGGGGaggccctgtgaggacacaggtAGCCACACGCCCAGAAGGCTCCCACGTGTCTCCTCTGGACCCTGCGCCTTCACTGTGGAGGGAGGGCCCTGcagtgagctggggaggtggaGCCCCAGGCAGTGGTGGCCAGCGGCAGGCTCTGTCCCTGGTACCTGGGGCCTCCTAGCCAGCCGTGTCCTCTCATCTTGGTGTGCTCCGGGTTTGGCCAGGGTGCCCTCTGTACGTCGGGCTCCCGTGGTCagtgtctccctgcccccacccccccagctctGTGGGCACCTTCGCAAGAGCTCTGGACTGCAGCAGCTCCGTCCGACAGCCCAGCCTGCACATGAGCGCCGCGGCCGCCTCCCGGGACATCACCTTGGTGAGGGGGCTGCATGCTGGGGCGTCTGCACAGGACCCCGTCCGGTTGTTGCCGGGGCCAGCTGTGTCCGGCCTCCCGGCAGGTGGCTCCATGAGGCTGGGGTCGTCCATCCATCCCGTGCCCTCCCGGAGAGCCCACCGGGCTAGGCGTGGGAGCGAGCCCCCCTCCATCTCTCCTGCGCCCCCGCTGCCTCCTGCGACCGTCCTCATCTCTTCCCGGGTGGGTGGGCTggccagccctgcctggggcgTCTGCGGGTCCTCGCAGCAGCTGGGACACGACCCGGGTGACCTCCGCGTGTCCTGCTACAGTTCCATGCCATGGACACGCTGCACAAGAGCGTGTACGACGTTGCCAAGGCCATCTCGGCGCTGGTGCCACAGGGCGGGCCCGTGCTCTGCAGGGACGAGATGGAAGAGTGGTCCGCCTCGGAGGCCAGCCTTTTCGAGGAGGCCCTGGAGAAGTACGGGAAGGACTTCACGGACATTCAGCAAGACTTTGTGAGTGCCACATGGTGGGCTCGGGGCCCCACTCCCCAGGGCCACCGTGTGTCAGCCCCACCGTGTGTTTGCGGCTCCCGGAAGGCGGGGCCAAGAGCTGCACCTGCTGCCAGGTCCAAGGTCAGCGGCGCTGGGCATCACGCTGGGCGTCACCCCGGGCTCCCGGCACTGACCTCTGTGCTTGTGTGAGTTGTTGGCTGCTGTTAACCAGCTGAGCTCGTCTTTAGGCGTCTTTGTATTGTGTCCCTGGAGAGTGTCCCTCCTGGGAATGACTGTCCGAGCAGGGCCCGTGCCCTCGGGGACCCCTCCCAGCCCTTAGGACCTGTGAAAACACACACTCGTCTAAAAGGAGATCAGCCTCCACCACAGCGAACCCAGTGGGTCGCCGGCAGGACCTCCAGGTGGGGCTGGGACACACAGGCAGGCCAGTATCTGATTTAGCGTCACAGGTGGGCTGGCTTCTGGGAAGCCTCCGGAGGCCAGAAGGGACCCGCCAAAGGTGGAGGGGCCCAGCGGAGGGGAGAGCCGCTGTCCTGACTCGCCCAGAGTCTGATAGGAGTAACACAGAGTCCCAGATACAGGGAGCAAGGCCCTCTCAGGAAATAGCAGCCGCTAGAAGACGGGGCCGCAGATAACGCCCAGCCAGGCTCCCATGGCGGCCACAGGACGGGGGCCCCAACTTAGAGACCACGCGGCCACCTCCGTGACAGGTTGAGTGGACGCAGCACAGACGGGTTTCGTAGCTAAATCCACGCCACGGACACGCTTCCTCTGCGTTCAGAGGACACTGTTTCCGTAGGCAGAGCAGGAAGGGCTGGCCCGACAGGAGCCCCTGGGCTTCAAAGCTGGTGCCGGAAGCAGCGGTGCGAACAGAACTCGGGAGTTGTGTTGCTGACGCTTCGGGAACTTGGAGTCCTTGGGAGGGGCACCGCTAGGCCGCGTGTGCAGGGGAAAGGGActcgggggcgggtggggggggggcgggggggagggaggggccctggcCGGGGAGGGGCCCTCTGCGGCCTCACGCCCCGCCCTCTCGTGCAGCTGCCATGGAAGTCGCTCACCAGCATCATCGAGTACTACTACATGTGGAAGACCACCGACAGATACGTGCAGCAGGTGGGTGCCCGTGGGGacgctgggggctggggacacgGGGCCAGTGGgccgccctcccccacctgcatcCCCTCACACGTGGCTCCTGTTTCCAGAAACGCTTGAAAGCAGCGGAGGCGGAGAGCAAGTTAAAGCAAGTGTATATTCCCAACTAGTGAGTGCGCCCTCCACCTGTCCACGTGTCCACGTGTCCTCACCACCCTTGGGGCTGCAGACTGGGCAGGCCCCTGTCATCCCTTCGGCCGCTGGGGCGGGTGTGGAGCGGCTCTCAGGAAGCACGGGCTCCAGGACTCGAGCCCACCCGGCCTGGGGCTCCACTTGGGAGCTGAGCACAGCTCTGGTGGCCAAGAGACCGCCTGCCCTGGGCGTGGACGGGGGCTGCCAGTGCCTGACAGCCTCAGTTTCCGGGGAGCTGCACACAGGCGGCGTGGCACTCCCATGAcgtcctccctctctcccttaccCTAAGTAACAAGCCAAACCCGAACCAGATCAGCGTCAATAACGTCAAGGCAGGCGTGGTGAATGGGGCCGGGGCGCCAGGCCAGAGCCCTGGGGCCGGCCGAGCCTGCGAGAGCTGTTACAGTAAGTGCCCGCCGCCTGGCATCGGGGCCCACCCCCAGCGCTGGGCGCCCTGCACCGTCCTGGGGTCCTGgccagggcggggggcgggggtcacTCCCTGCCCGGGGAAGCCCTCGTCTTGGGTCGGTGGGGGCGGCTCGGCGGGGGGCGGGCGACACTGTGGAATGCTCTCTGCCGTCACTGGTTCTGCTTAAGGACCCGTCTATTTCCAACTTTGTTGTTCGTAGCCGCCCAGTCTTACCAGTGGTATTCTTGGGGTCCCCCTAACATGCAGTGTCGCCTCTGCGCCTCTTGCTGGACATATTGGAAGAAATATGGTGGCTTGAAAATGCCAACCCGGTTAGATGGAGAGAGGCCAGGACCAAACCGCAGTAACATGGTAAGTgggcgcccctccccgcccccacgcgTGGCCGTGCGCCCGGCCCGCGGTCATGGCGCTGTGTCGGGGCGGCGCGCCCCCTTCCGCAGAGCCCCCATGGCATCCCAGCGCGGAGCAGCGGGAGCCCCAAGTTCGCCATGAAGACGAGACAGGCCTTCTACCTGCACACCACCAAGCTCACGCGCATCGCCCGGCGCCTGTGCCGAGAGATCCTGCGCCCGTGGCACGCGGCCCGACACCCCTACATGCCCATCAACAGCGCGGCCATCAAGGCTGAGTGTGAGTGGTGCCCTCCCCCTCCGTCCCGAGCCCTGTGCCCTGTGCCCGCAGGAGGGGCCTGCCGGTGCTCTGGGGGTGCCCCATTGGGAGCTCTGGCCCTGGGCCCCTCTCACGTATGCCGGGCCCCCGCACACAGGCACAGCCCGGCTGCCCGAAGCCTCCCAGAGCCCACTGGTGCTGAAGCAGGCCGTGCGGAAGCCTCTGGAAGCTGTGCTCCGGTACCTAGGTAAGCCTACCCCAGCCCTGCACGGCCAGCGAGGCCAGCCGGCGGCcgcctgggggggaggggcatgccTTCCCGCAGCCCCCGACCGCTGCCCAGGCCCCTGAGCTGCCTGTGTGTTGCTGCAGCCTGTAGGGGCCTGGGGGTCCTGGGTTTGGGTTGGACACACCCAGGACAGGCGCCCCCTGCAGACACCCACCGGGGTTCTCCACCGCCCGTCCCTGAGGGAAGGCCCACTGCGGGGTGAGCTGAACCAAAGCACCTGGCCAGCAGCTCCCAGCGCGGGCTCTGGTGGCCTGGGGACCCTCAACACCTTGGCCAGTGCCCTCTGCCTCCGCTTTGCCCACCACTCTGCCAGCCGTAGGCGGCTTGTCCTGGGGGCTCAGCCAGCGAGCTTGGGCAGGAGGGAACAGAGCCAGCCACCTCTCTGGGCTCGGGGCGGGGTCACGAGTCAGTCCCTCCCAGCACGGAGGTGTCTGACCTTCTGGGAAGGACATTCCAGAACCGTGAGCTAAGTGTGTCCCGTGTAGACACGAGAGCGTTTGGCGTCATCGGATGTCTAGGGTCTGGGTCTTGGGGCTGGGCCTCAGCCCCCCTGAAAGCCATGAAGGGCTGGGAGGCCTTGGCAGGTATGAGCCTGAGCCTGCCGTGGCCAGCCCTCAGTGGGGCGTGTCCTTTGGCTGGGCCAACCCCGGCTGTTAATTCATCGTCTGGCCAGCGGCCAGCCCTCTGCCATCAGCTCCGGTGGCCTGGACCTGGACGCCTCTGATGGGCCTGCTTGTTTACGGGCCTGTGTCTGGAGCCTGCGAGCTGCTGGCAGTTACCCAGTGACCCGCCGGGCCCAGCCCTGCTTGCGGGACGCCCAGGGGTGTGGGATGGGGGGTGTCTCCCCGGTGGGCCCTGTGGTCGTCCTCCGCCGGGATGGGCCAGGGGTGCTGCCGTGTGCGTTCGCTGCCCGCAGACCGGGCCCCTCCCGTGTTGCTCCCGACAGagacccacccccgcccccccaagccCGACCCCGTGAAGAGCGTGTCCGGCGTGCTCAGCGGCCTGACCCCTGCCAAGTCGGCCCCCGTCATCAACAACGGCTCCCCCACCATCTTGGGCAAGAGGAGCTACGAGCAGCACAACGGGGTGGACGGTGAGTCCCCGGCGGGGCGGCCGGCGCGGCCTGCCGGCCCTGGGgtgcccggccccgcccccgccgcacCCCTGCGTGCTGAccgtgttctctctccctctctctcccgtCGCCGGGCGCTGGCAGGCAACATGAAGAAGCGCCTCTTGATGCCCAGTAGGGGTAAGGCCCGGGGCGGCCGCGGCGCGGCTGCTGTGCTCTCGCGTGCATGGTGCACGGCGGGCGGCTCAGGGCACGCCCGCGGGGCAGTCCACGTGGGCTGGGCCGCACCCCGCTCCCCGTGCTCCCCCCCCGACTCGCCCAGACGCCGCCTCCCGCCCCGGGGCCTCTGGCTGGTGGgccgtcccctccctcccggcCCGGTGCCCGGTCAGTGGACTGTCCTCTCGTGTGGCCCTGGCGCCCCCGCCGCCTGCCTGTACTGTCTGCCATCGCGCTGTGACCGCCCGCATGCCGTCAGCCTCAGCTCGCGTGGCTGCCCGTGCTGTGCCTACGACCCTCTTGTGCGCCCTGCccgttttggggggggggggtgtggggggggctTTGGGACCCTGGCCTCCCCAGTGGGGCAGATAGGACCGAGCTGTGGGCTGCACGTGGTCCGCACGGCACAGGGAGGTGCCCCCAAGGGAAGGGGTCCCAGAGCCGAGGCAGCGACACCCTCTCCCGAGTGGGGTGGGACACCCAGGGGAAGGGGACTGAGGTCGGCGGAGGGGGGGtgcggggcgggaggggcaggtgcATTGAGACCCTGCCACCACAAGCACCCAGGTTGGCAGTGCCTGGGGGAGCAGGACTCTGGGTTGTCCGGGCCCGTCTGTGGTCGCTCCCCCAGTGACTCGGGGCCTTGCTTTGCTCCCTTAGCTGGGCAGGGGGCACCCACGGTCTCTTCGGCTGCTCCCAAAGAAGGTGCTAGGAGAGGGGTGGCCACGGTGGCAGGGAGGGGCCGCTGGGCCCCGGAGGGTTGGCCCTCAGCAGGATCcgtgtgggagggaggcagaggggggccAGGAGGGGCGATCTTGGGAGGATTGGGGTCTCGGCGTGGGCACTCCACGCTGTGGGCCGGCAAGCGTGGTCATGCCCGGAGCCCTTGCCCGGGCTCAGGACCGACGAGCTGCTTCTCGGGGTGCCGGCCACGGTGCTGGGCCAGGCATGGGGACCTGTGGGTGGCAGCAGGCGGCGCCCATCCAGCCCGGCCTTGTCCTTGCCTCTCGGCCGCGTCAGGAGCCCCGGCAGGCGCGTCCTGTGGGGTCAGCCGGTGGCCCTGGTGCCAGCTCCTGCCCTTGCACTCCCTGTGGCCTGCCCTGGGTCCCCGGTGCCCCTGCCGTCACTCCTGGCCCGCCCACCCTTCTCTCGGCggccagcccccaccccgtgCCCGTCTCCGCAGTGGGGGCTGGCCGGCTTGCTCTCTGCTAGATACCCGTGAATGATCTCATTCCACAGAAGTCAGCGGGCGTCTTTGGGGCTCCCTTTTTAAAAAGCGCTTCACGAGCAGGGTGGATAAAGTTAATTACTTCTATCGGTTTATCCAAATCGGTGGGCTTCCGTGTCTCCCTCAGTCTTAGCATGTGGTGGTGTGGTCGGGGGTGCCCCCTGCCCAGGAGACCACAGGCTGGCCACCTGAGGCACCACCGGGCAGCCTGGGCCCAGGGGCATTGCCAGACTGTTGGGCAGGCACGAGCTGAGCTCTGGGCCAGGGCCTGGACTCGGGTGCCCTTGGGGCCTTAACTCACTAACCCAGCCCACCAGGCACATGCGCTCTGCACCCACCGCCCTCGGCCCCCGGCAGCGCACACGCTCATTGTCTAACTAACGCTAACCGTGTGTTCTCTTCCCTCTGCGCCCATCGCTCTGATAGGCACTTACCTGGGTAAGTAGTGCTGGGTCTCGGGGCTGCAGGCCACGTGCCggagcccctccctctgccctgcctagGGCTCCCCCAGCGAGGAGGGGGTTTGCAGGGGGGCGGGCCGGGCAGCCGCTCGGGAAATGGACCTTGGCCAAGAAGCATATCTGGGAAGAGCTGGTTCTGGGGGGCCTCTGGCAGGACTCGCTCGCACACGGGCACACTCGCGTCCGTGTGCACGCTCACTGGCACAGGTGGAGCAGGGGAGACAGTGGCAGGCCTGGGCTCACCCGGCTTCTCTGCCCAGGTCTTCACCGGCATGCATTCGCAAGTCGGGAGCCTCGCGTGCCCGTGGCAGGGGTCGGGGGGACCGTGACCTAGGACGGTGACTTCTCCAAGTCACGGGCCGAGGCCCGCAGCCCCAGACCCTCAGCCCGTGGGGTGGAAGCGCCTGGGTCCCGGGCACTGCTAGAAGCTCCCGTCTGCTCCTCCAGGGCAGCTAGCCCCAGGGTCGGCGAGGGATGCTTGGAGCCCCTGGGGAAGAAGCCCAGTGGGGCCCGAGGAGAGGCCGCCTGGGAGAGGGGGTCCTGGTGCCGCTGTGTTTTATCGCTGTGCTAGGCGTTGCCTGGCTGCCGTGTAAACCAGGCTCCCACCGTCTTGGCCCCATCCAGGGCAGGCAGCCCGCGTGTCACAGAACCGAGACTCCTGGCCTTCCGCCTAGAGCCCACGCCAGTGCCGCCCTCACTGGCTGGGCCAGAGGTGGCCCTCAGAGCCCCCAAGAGCTGTGGGATCGTGTGGGGGCTGCTTGGGCTAGGCTGGGACCATGGGAGGACGTGGCCCCAGGTTTCCCGCCCTTTGGCTGAGGGGGCTCACGTTCTCTTCTCCCCGTTGTCAGGTCTGGCGAACCACGGGCAGACCAGGCACATGGTAAGAGCAAGGCCGGGCCCCAGCGggacccctgcccccgcccccgcccctgtcCCCGCCCTGGCAGGACCCCCCGCCCCAGTGCGCAAGCACAACGTGTGTCCGCGCACGGCTCCCTGGGCTGGTGgcggggaggcctgggtggcccTGTCGGGCCCTGTGTCAGGAGTATCAGGGAGGCTCAGCGGGACCGGGAGGGGGCCAGCTCCAGGGTGCCCCTGGCCCTCAGTGGGTCCCCTGCCTGCCCAGAGGGCCAGGCCTGAATGCCTCCTGCTGGGACTGCTGCCTTGGGGGTTTCGCGGTGCAGCGTGGAGGCCCCCAGGGCGTCGTCCTCAGGCCTCCCCTTGCCACAGGGACCAAGCCGGAACCTCCTGCTCAATGGGAAGTCCTACCCCACCAAAGTGCGCCTGATCCGGGGGGGCTCCCTGCCCCCTGTCAAGCGGCGGAGGATGAACTGGATCGATGCTCCTGACGATGTGTTCTACATGGCCACCGAGGAAACCAGGTGGGGGCCTCCCCGAGGCTGGCAGCGTGGGGGGTCCAGGGGACCTccctgaggctgggagggggccGGGTTGCCTCCCCGGAGGCTAGGGGGGCAGGGGGCCTCCGCTCCCTGGTCACCTGCTGGCGTCGCTGCGTTCACAGGAA
This region of Lynx canadensis isolate LIC74 chromosome B3, mLynCan4.pri.v2, whole genome shotgun sequence genomic DNA includes:
- the MTA1 gene encoding metastasis-associated protein MTA1 isoform X3 — encoded protein: MAANMYRVGDYVYFENSSSNPYLIRRIEELNKTANGNVEAKVVCFYRRRDISSTLIALADKHATLSVCYRTGPGADSGEEGETEEEVENPETADLPEKLKHQLRHRELFLSRQLESLPATHIRGKCSVTLLNETESLKSYLEREDFFFYSLVYDPQQKTLLADKGEIRVGNRYQADITDLLKEGEEDGRDQSRLETKVWEAHNPLIDKQIDQFLVVARSVGTFARALDCSSSVRQPSLHMSAAAASRDITLFHAMDTLHKSVYDVAKAISALVPQGGPVLCRDEMEEWSASEASLFEEALEKYGKDFTDIQQDFLPWKSLTSIIEYYYMWKTTDRYVQQKRLKAAEAESKLKQVYIPNYNKPNPNQISVNNVKAGVVNGAGAPGQSPGAGRACESCYTAQSYQWYSWGPPNMQCRLCASCWTYWKKYGGLKMPTRLDGERPGPNRSNMSPHGIPARSSGSPKFAMKTRQAFYLHTTKLTRIARRLCREILRPWHAARHPYMPINSAAIKAECTARLPEASQSPLVLKQAVRKPLEAVLRYLETHPRPPKPDPVKSVSGVLSGLTPAKSAPVINNGSPTILGKRSYEQHNGVDGLANHGQTRHMGPSRNLLLNGKSYPTKVRLIRGGSLPPVKRRRMNWIDAPDDVFYMATEETRKIRKLLSSSETKRAARRPYKPIALRQSQALPLRPPPPAPVNDEPIVIED
- the MTA1 gene encoding metastasis-associated protein MTA1 isoform X5, translating into MAANMYRVGDYVYFENSSSNPYLIRRIEELNKTANGNVEAKVVCFYRRRDISSTLIALADKHARETEEEVENPETADLPEKLKHQLRHRELFLSRQLESLPATHIRGKCSVTLLNETESLKSYLEREDFFFYSLVYDPQQKTLLADKGEIRVGNRYQADITDLLKEGEEDGRDQSRLETKVWEAHNPLIDKQIDQFLVVARSVGTFARALDCSSSVRQPSLHMSAAAASRDITLFHAMDTLHKSVYDVAKAISALVPQGGPVLCRDEMEEWSASEASLFEEALEKYGKDFTDIQQDFLPWKSLTSIIEYYYMWKTTDRYVQQKRLKAAEAESKLKQVYIPNYNKPNPNQISVNNVKAGVVNGAGAPGQSPGAGRACESCYTAQSYQWYSWGPPNMQCRLCASCWTYWKKYGGLKMPTRLDGERPGPNRSNMSPHGIPARSSGSPKFAMKTRQAFYLHTTKLTRIARRLCREILRPWHAARHPYMPINSAAIKAECTARLPEASQSPLVLKQAVRKPLEAVLRYLETHPRPPKPDPVKSVSGVLSGLTPAKSAPVINNGSPTILGKRSYEQHNGVDGNMKKRLLMPSRGLANHGQTRHMGPSRNLLLNGKSYPTKVRLIRGGSLPPVKRRRMNWIDAPDDVFYMATEETRKIRKLLSSSETKRAARRPYKPIALRQSQALPLRPPPPAPVNDEPIVIED
- the MTA1 gene encoding metastasis-associated protein MTA1 isoform X4, with translation MAANMYRVGDYVYFENSSSNPYLIRRIEELNKTANGNVEAKVVCFYRRRDISSTLIALADKHARETEEEVENPETADLPEKLKHQLRHRELFLSRQLESLPATHIRGKCSVTLLNETESLKSYLEREDFFFYSLVYDPQQKTLLADKGEIRVGNRYQADITDLLKEGEEDGRDQSRLETKVWEAHNPLIDKQIDQFLVVARSVGTFARALDCSSSVRQPSLHMSAAAASRDITLFHAMDTLHKSVYDVAKAISALVPQGGPVLCRDEMEEWSASEASLFEEALEKYGKDFTDIQQDFLPWKSLTSIIEYYYMWKTTDRYVQQKRLKAAEAESKLKQVYIPNYNKPNPNQISVNNVKAGVVNGAGAPGQSPGAGRACESCYTAQSYQWYSWGPPNMQCRLCASCWTYWKKYGGLKMPTRLDGERPGPNRSNMSPHGIPARSSGSPKFAMKTRQAFYLHTTKLTRIARRLCREILRPWHAARHPYMPINSAAIKAECTARLPEASQSPLVLKQAVRKPLEAVLRYLETHPRPPKPDPVKSVSGVLSGLTPAKSAPVINNGSPTILGKRSYEQHNGVDGNMKKRLLMPSRGTYLGLANHGQTRHMGPSRNLLLNGKSYPTKVRLIRGGSLPPVKRRRMNWIDAPDDVFYMATEETRKIRKLLSSSETKRAARRPYKPIALRQSQALPLRPPPPAPVNDEPIVIED
- the MTA1 gene encoding metastasis-associated protein MTA1 isoform X6; this translates as MAANMYRVGDYVYFENSSSNPYLIRRIEELNKTANGNVEAKVVCFYRRRDISSTLIALADKHARETEEEVENPETADLPEKLKHQLRHRELFLSRQLESLPATHIRGKCSVTLLNETESLKSYLEREDFFFYSLVYDPQQKTLLADKGEIRVGNRYQADITDLLKEGEEDGRDQSRLETKVWEAHNPLIDKQIDQFLVVARSVGTFARALDCSSSVRQPSLHMSAAAASRDITLFHAMDTLHKSVYDVAKAISALVPQGGPVLCRDEMEEWSASEASLFEEALEKYGKDFTDIQQDFLPWKSLTSIIEYYYMWKTTDRYVQQKRLKAAEAESKLKQVYIPNYNKPNPNQISVNNVKAGVVNGAGAPGQSPGAGRACESCYTAQSYQWYSWGPPNMQCRLCASCWTYWKKYGGLKMPTRLDGERPGPNRSNMSPHGIPARSSGSPKFAMKTRQAFYLHTTKLTRIARRLCREILRPWHAARHPYMPINSAAIKAECTARLPEASQSPLVLKQAVRKPLEAVLRYLETHPRPPKPDPVKSVSGVLSGLTPAKSAPVINNGSPTILGKRSYEQHNGVDGLANHGQTRHMGPSRNLLLNGKSYPTKVRLIRGGSLPPVKRRRMNWIDAPDDVFYMATEETRKIRKLLSSSETKRAARRPYKPIALRQSQALPLRPPPPAPVNDEPIVIED